In the genome of Mycobacterium sp. 3519A, the window CTGTTGGTCCTTGCGTTGACCATCGGGCTGATGTACCGGCAGTTGTTGTACACCTCGATCAACGCCCCGGTGGCCGAAGCCAAAGGGTTACCACTTCGAATGCTCTCAGTAGTCTTCATGGTGCTGTTGGCACTGGCGGTGACCATGGCGGTGCAAGCGGTCGGCACCCTGTTGTTGTTCGCACTCGTTGTCACTCCCGCCGCGACCGCGATCGCCCTCACGCCGCGGCCGGTTGTCGCGATGGCGATCTCCACCGGCCTGAGTCTGGTGAGCGTGTGCATCGGCCTGGGGGCGTCAGCGATGTTCAACCTGCCACCCAGTTTCCTCATCGTCACCATCGTCACCGTGATCTGGCTGGCAGTATGGGCAACCGCCAGTCGGGTCCATGCGACCGCGCATCCCCATCACACCGCAGACACCGAAGCCGTTGAATCCGAGAGGGTCTCGTGAACGCTGCCACGCAATTGTTCTTCGGCGAAGCCTAAGCGCGAGGCCTGATCAAGCGACCCAGGGCAGCCGATCCAGTCCGACACTGCGGCGTGCATCGAGGTGTGGATATACGGGCCGGTTCGATGGAAGAGACGACGAGAAGCGTTGGCTGCTTG includes:
- a CDS encoding metal ABC transporter permease, with the translated sequence MTTRFATIGYQENWWSILTSPFMRNAVVGGTIVALAAGLIGYFIIVRRTAFAAHALAHIGLPGATGAVLLGLPAVLGLGVFCVGGALVIGVLGKRASERDVVTGTILAFATGLGLFFNSLATKSSSTITNVLFGNLLAISSEQLATFTALLLVLALTIGLMYRQLLYTSINAPVAEAKGLPLRMLSVVFMVLLALAVTMAVQAVGTLLLFALVVTPAATAIALTPRPVVAMAISTGLSLVSVCIGLGASAMFNLPPSFLIVTIVTVIWLAVWATASRVHATAHPHHTADTEAVESERVS